From the Veillonellales bacterium genome, one window contains:
- a CDS encoding DsrE/DsrF/DrsH-like family protein: MKVVIIGGVAGGASAAARLRRLDETSEIILFERGQYISFANCGLPYYVGDIIREKEQLLVQTPAAMQERFRIDVRTGSEVEAIDRTNKTVTVYEAAGGKRYQESYDKLILSPGALPIKPELPGLDADNVFTVRNIPDTYRLRNFVDSRNPERAVVVGGGFIGIELAENLAERGVKVSLVELANQVIGPIDFEMAALVQRHLREKGVTLYLNSIIQAVSKEDGYSVVELSGGERLKTDLVALGIGVTPENQLAKAAGLNVGNRGGIRVDKTLRTSDPDIYAVGDVIEVTDFVNGQPAMIPLAGPANKQGRIAAGNICGFYEEYEGTQGTSVLKVFDLTVAFTGNNEKILQRLQIPYEKSITHSMSHASYYRGATPISLKLLFAPDTGKVLGAQAVGYQGVEKRIDVIATAIRSGMTAGDLEKLELSYAPPYSSAKDPVNMAGYVANNIVKGDSKVIHWQDIATLDLAKTALIDVRTAVEFSLGTIPGAVNIPLDELRERLAEVPQVKDVVVFCQVGLRGYLAYRILVQHGFDQVRNLSGGYKTYSAAAEQSGSADSDGDGISASSNLQAGGEQSKAAVQEQPAARRIDASGLQCPGPIMQVHKALAVMEPEQVLKITVSDPGFAADITAWCQRTGNRLLKINRQGVQAIAYIQKESSGSKSELPTGGHDKTMVVFSNDLDKAMASFVIANGAAAMGRRVTMFFTFWGLNVLRKSAPTAVKKTFLETMFGKMMPRGSRQLSLSKLNMGGLGGRLMRYMMRTKQVASLEDLMGQAKDQGVRMVACSMSMDVMGIKPEELIDGVEVGGVAAYLGAAETADTNLFI; this comes from the coding sequence ATGAAAGTTGTGATAATAGGCGGTGTGGCCGGCGGTGCCAGCGCGGCGGCAAGATTGCGGCGGTTGGATGAAACAAGTGAAATTATTTTGTTTGAACGGGGGCAGTATATTTCCTTTGCCAACTGCGGTCTGCCCTATTATGTGGGAGATATAATCCGCGAAAAAGAGCAGCTGCTGGTACAGACGCCGGCGGCGATGCAGGAACGGTTTCGCATTGATGTCAGGACCGGCAGTGAAGTGGAAGCAATTGACAGAACCAATAAAACAGTAACCGTATATGAGGCGGCAGGTGGTAAGCGCTATCAGGAGTCCTACGATAAGTTGATTCTGTCACCGGGGGCTCTTCCCATCAAGCCGGAACTGCCGGGGCTGGACGCTGACAATGTGTTTACGGTCCGTAATATTCCCGATACCTACCGGCTGCGAAATTTTGTTGACAGCCGCAATCCGGAACGGGCGGTTGTGGTCGGCGGCGGCTTTATCGGCATTGAACTGGCGGAGAATCTGGCCGAGCGGGGCGTTAAGGTTTCGCTTGTGGAACTGGCCAATCAGGTGATCGGCCCAATCGATTTTGAAATGGCAGCTCTGGTGCAGCGCCATTTACGGGAAAAAGGAGTAACTTTATATTTGAACAGCATCATTCAAGCCGTAAGCAAAGAAGACGGATATTCCGTTGTTGAATTGTCCGGGGGAGAAAGGCTTAAAACCGATCTGGTGGCGCTGGGAATCGGTGTTACACCGGAAAATCAATTGGCCAAAGCTGCGGGACTGAATGTGGGAAATCGGGGCGGTATCCGGGTAGACAAAACGCTGCGTACTTCCGATCCGGATATTTATGCGGTAGGGGATGTAATTGAGGTCACCGATTTTGTCAACGGTCAGCCGGCGATGATTCCTCTGGCCGGTCCGGCCAATAAGCAGGGGCGGATTGCCGCCGGCAATATTTGCGGTTTTTATGAAGAATATGAAGGAACACAGGGAACTTCAGTGCTGAAAGTATTTGATCTGACAGTCGCTTTTACGGGAAACAATGAAAAGATTCTCCAACGGCTGCAGATTCCCTATGAAAAGTCCATCACCCATTCTATGTCTCATGCTTCCTATTACCGCGGTGCTACGCCGATTTCGCTGAAACTGCTGTTCGCGCCGGACACGGGCAAAGTGCTGGGGGCTCAGGCTGTCGGCTATCAGGGAGTGGAAAAGCGGATTGATGTCATTGCCACTGCCATCCGGTCCGGCATGACGGCGGGCGATCTGGAAAAGCTGGAGCTGTCCTATGCACCGCCATATTCCTCGGCGAAAGATCCGGTGAATATGGCCGGCTATGTGGCGAATAATATTGTCAAAGGCGACAGTAAGGTGATTCACTGGCAGGATATAGCCACTTTGGACCTGGCGAAAACAGCGTTGATCGATGTGCGGACAGCCGTGGAGTTTTCTCTGGGAACGATTCCGGGGGCAGTGAACATCCCCCTTGACGAGCTGCGGGAGCGGCTGGCGGAAGTGCCTCAAGTGAAAGACGTTGTGGTTTTTTGTCAGGTCGGCCTGCGGGGCTATCTGGCATACCGGATTTTAGTCCAGCACGGGTTTGATCAGGTTCGCAATTTAAGCGGCGGGTATAAGACCTATTCCGCCGCGGCGGAGCAGTCCGGTTCCGCCGACTCCGATGGGGACGGTATTTCGGCATCAAGCAATCTGCAGGCAGGCGGAGAACAGTCAAAAGCGGCGGTGCAGGAACAGCCGGCTGCCAGAAGGATTGATGCCAGCGGACTGCAGTGCCCGGGACCGATCATGCAGGTTCACAAGGCGCTGGCCGTGATGGAGCCGGAGCAGGTTCTGAAAATTACAGTAAGCGACCCCGGATTTGCTGCCGACATTACCGCCTGGTGTCAGAGAACGGGCAACCGGCTGCTGAAAATCAACCGGCAGGGAGTGCAGGCTATTGCTTATATCCAAAAAGAAAGTTCCGGCAGTAAAAGCGAATTACCGACGGGAGGGCACGATAAGACGATGGTGGTTTTCAGCAATGATCTGGATAAGGCCATGGCTTCCTTTGTCATCGCTAACGGAGCGGCGGCTATGGGCCGCAGGGTGACAATGTTTTTTACCTTCTGGGGGTTGAATGTTTTGCGAAAATCTGCGCCGACTGCGGTGAAAAAAACATTTTTGGAAACAATGTTCGGCAAAATGATGCCCCGCGGTTCCCGGCAACTTAGCCTGTCGAAGCTGAATATGGGGGGGCTGGGAGGCAGGCTGATGCGCTATATGATGCGCACGAAGCAGGTCGCCTCGCTGGAAGATTTAATGGGACAGGCAAAAGATCAGGGTGTCCGGATGGTGGCGTGCAGCATGTCCATGGATGTGATGGGGATCAAGCCGGAAGAACTTATTGACGGAGTGGAAGTCGGCGGTGTGGCGGCTTATTTAGGTGCCGCGGAAACGGCGGATACCAATTTATTTATTTGA
- a CDS encoding ABC transporter permease, whose protein sequence is MRITEIFAKIYHKLSPAARIALIVVLFILFAGVFAGWLSPYSYNLPSGKALQPPGAQHWLGTDDMGIDLWAQICHGARLSVIIGLSTAFLAGLGGSILGMVSGYFGGITDRIVMRLTDLMIALPDLPMMILLGVFFGPGIYNIILVLALFSWTGPARIVRSRILSIKQEKYITAAVSFGAGFFHLVKHHFLPGVLPLIAISIIRLTGRAIVAEAGLSFLGLGDPTSKSWGLILNHAVHFKGIYFTEFWKWWLTVPLAAITLLVAAIAILARDCEKLVNAKL, encoded by the coding sequence ATGCGAATCACGGAGATCTTTGCCAAAATATATCATAAGCTGTCGCCAGCCGCCAGGATTGCCCTTATAGTTGTGCTGTTTATTCTGTTTGCCGGTGTTTTTGCCGGCTGGCTATCGCCTTACTCCTACAATCTGCCGTCGGGGAAAGCGCTGCAGCCGCCTGGTGCCCAGCACTGGCTGGGAACCGACGACATGGGAATTGATTTGTGGGCGCAGATTTGTCACGGCGCACGGCTGAGTGTGATTATCGGGCTGAGCACCGCTTTTTTGGCCGGACTGGGCGGCAGTATTCTGGGAATGGTGTCCGGATATTTTGGCGGGATTACCGACCGGATCGTAATGCGGTTGACGGATTTGATGATTGCCCTGCCGGATCTGCCGATGATGATTTTACTGGGGGTATTTTTCGGCCCCGGCATTTACAATATTATTTTAGTCCTTGCCTTGTTTTCCTGGACCGGCCCGGCCAGAATCGTGCGGTCCAGGATACTGTCCATCAAACAGGAAAAATATATTACGGCTGCTGTCAGCTTCGGGGCGGGTTTTTTTCATTTAGTCAAACATCATTTTCTTCCCGGAGTGCTGCCGCTGATTGCCATCAGCATCATTCGCCTGACCGGACGGGCGATCGTGGCGGAAGCCGGTCTGTCGTTTCTGGGCCTTGGCGATCCGACTTCAAAAAGCTGGGGACTGATTTTGAATCATGCGGTTCATTTTAAGGGCATTTATTTCACGGAATTCTGGAAATGGTGGCTGACCGTCCCGCTGGCAGCCATTACACTGCTGGTTGCGGCTATTGCCATTTTGGCCAGAGACTGCGAGAAATTGGTGAATGCCAAATTATAG
- a CDS encoding ABC transporter permease yields MRKFGEYALTFFCIITLNFLLPRLIPGDPFTFLAADTDEVAITCSEEQIARYKEYYGLDKPLSSQYVQYIDNMLHGYIGYSIYYHEDVLAMIEKRAAWTVSLVTVSLGISCVLGTILGSFSAWKRNRSFDQRLYLLMISFSEIPSFLIGLFFLFIGAVCLGWFPLSGGMSPFAVFASPLPKMLDIVHHALLPVLTLVVARLGEFYLISRNSMLTVLSKDYIRTAQGKGLTKKRILFGHALRNAAIPVVTRMFLSLGHVFGGAVLVENVFRYPGVGYLMRESVMIRDYALIQGIFLFIAAAVLTMNFAADMLYQKLDPRIR; encoded by the coding sequence GTGAGAAAATTCGGCGAATATGCACTTACTTTTTTTTGCATCATTACGCTGAATTTTCTCCTTCCCCGGCTGATTCCCGGGGATCCCTTTACTTTTTTGGCAGCGGATACGGACGAAGTTGCGATAACCTGCTCCGAAGAGCAGATTGCCAGGTACAAGGAATATTATGGCCTCGATAAGCCGCTTTCCAGCCAGTACGTGCAGTATATCGATAATATGCTGCACGGGTATATCGGCTACAGTATTTATTATCATGAAGATGTGCTGGCCATGATTGAAAAACGGGCAGCTTGGACTGTTTCCCTGGTGACGGTGTCCCTTGGGATCAGCTGTGTGCTGGGAACGATTCTGGGCAGTTTTTCCGCCTGGAAGCGGAATCGTTCTTTTGACCAAAGATTGTATCTGTTAATGATCAGTTTTTCAGAAATTCCGTCCTTTTTAATTGGACTGTTTTTTCTGTTTATTGGCGCGGTCTGTCTGGGGTGGTTTCCGTTGTCCGGGGGAATGAGTCCCTTTGCGGTTTTTGCATCGCCGCTGCCGAAGATGCTGGATATTGTTCATCATGCGCTTTTGCCGGTCCTGACTCTGGTGGTGGCGCGGCTGGGGGAATTTTACCTGATTTCCCGGAACAGCATGCTGACCGTTTTGTCGAAAGACTATATTCGTACGGCACAGGGCAAGGGACTGACGAAAAAACGGATTTTGTTCGGTCATGCGCTGCGAAATGCCGCCATACCGGTTGTCACCCGGATGTTTCTGAGCCTGGGGCATGTTTTTGGCGGTGCTGTGCTGGTGGAAAATGTATTTCGGTATCCCGGAGTGGGGTATTTGATGCGGGAGTCGGTGATGATCCGGGATTATGCTTTAATTCAGGGGATTTTTTTGTTTATCGCCGCTGCGGTTCTTACCATGAATTTTGCCGCTGATATGCTTTATCAAAAGCTTGATCCCCGGATCCGTTAA
- a CDS encoding ABC transporter substrate-binding protein — MNKVCKIMAAALAVALLVLASGCGGNSLSSDRGKALVVNLAGGDCGYPTPYSHYARGPGMFKMQLIFDSLLERGEKDYIPWLAEKWDVSADGKVYTFFLRQNVKWQDGKPMTAEDVKFSFEYFILHPPLGDELTLNGKSVIEKVEVLNDHTVKITVDQPNAALLGRLGQARMIPKHIWEKVQDPQNFNGPEAVIGCGPYVLKEYNKELGAYKFEAFKEYWGPKPRVDVLQFVPVSDNILAFDKGEIDLTVISPDLLSKYQDNEEFKIQKNPPFWGYCLTFNLERRPEFQDKNMRQAFAYAVDRQELVEKVARGAAVPASAGYLPTGHIWYNPGVRQYEFNIAKAQELLKGRTPEFTLLISNSNDEVRIAELLKISCARAGIGLKIRSVDGKTRDAAAKKGEYEILLNGYGGWGGDADLLRSVYAAGANADSAFLGRGIPGYSNTQINDLGAQQIITMDREKRKALIFRLQEIIAEEVPRLPLYNTTGYIVYRPAKYDGWRYMFDHHEVTHNKLSYLAGQ, encoded by the coding sequence ATGAATAAGGTGTGTAAAATTATGGCAGCGGCGCTGGCTGTTGCTTTGCTGGTGCTGGCGTCAGGCTGCGGCGGGAATTCTTTATCATCCGACCGCGGAAAAGCGCTTGTGGTGAATCTGGCAGGCGGCGACTGCGGCTATCCCACTCCTTACAGCCACTATGCCAGAGGTCCAGGCATGTTTAAAATGCAATTGATTTTTGACAGCTTGCTGGAACGGGGAGAAAAAGACTATATTCCCTGGCTGGCGGAAAAATGGGATGTATCGGCCGATGGAAAGGTCTATACGTTTTTTCTCCGGCAAAATGTGAAATGGCAGGATGGCAAGCCGATGACGGCAGAGGATGTAAAATTTTCTTTTGAGTATTTTATTCTGCATCCTCCCCTTGGGGATGAATTGACTCTGAACGGCAAGAGCGTCATTGAGAAAGTGGAGGTTCTCAATGACCACACTGTAAAAATTACGGTGGATCAGCCTAACGCTGCGCTTTTGGGGCGGCTGGGGCAAGCGCGGATGATTCCAAAGCATATTTGGGAAAAGGTACAGGATCCGCAGAATTTTAACGGCCCGGAAGCGGTGATCGGCTGCGGGCCTTATGTTTTGAAGGAATACAATAAAGAACTGGGCGCTTATAAATTTGAAGCGTTTAAGGAATATTGGGGACCGAAGCCGCGGGTGGATGTTTTGCAGTTTGTTCCCGTCAGTGATAATATTTTGGCCTTTGATAAAGGCGAGATTGACTTGACGGTAATTTCTCCCGATCTGTTGTCTAAGTATCAAGATAATGAAGAATTTAAGATTCAGAAGAATCCGCCGTTTTGGGGATACTGCCTTACTTTCAATCTGGAACGGCGGCCGGAGTTTCAGGATAAAAACATGAGGCAGGCTTTTGCTTATGCGGTGGATCGACAGGAGCTTGTGGAAAAAGTGGCAAGAGGGGCGGCTGTACCGGCCAGCGCCGGTTATCTGCCGACCGGTCATATCTGGTACAATCCCGGTGTCAGGCAATATGAATTTAATATTGCCAAAGCACAAGAACTGCTGAAGGGCCGGACGCCGGAGTTTACGCTCCTGATTTCGAATTCAAATGATGAAGTCCGGATTGCCGAATTGCTTAAAATCAGCTGTGCCCGGGCCGGTATTGGGCTGAAAATCAGGAGTGTCGACGGTAAAACGCGGGATGCGGCGGCCAAAAAAGGAGAGTATGAGATTCTTCTCAACGGTTACGGCGGCTGGGGCGGTGATGCCGATCTGCTTAGAAGCGTTTACGCCGCCGGCGCAAATGCAGACTCCGCTTTCCTGGGCAGAGGAATACCCGGCTACAGCAATACGCAAATTAATGATCTTGGCGCACAGCAAATCATAACCATGGACAGGGAAAAGCGTAAAGCCTTGATTTTTCGGCTCCAGGAAATAATCGCCGAGGAAGTTCCGCGGCTGCCTCTTTATAATACAACCGGCTATATTGTCTACAGACCGGCTAAATACGACGGCTGGAGGTATATGTTTGACCATCACGAAGTCACCCACAACAAATTATCCTATTTGGCAGGCCAATAG
- a CDS encoding metalloregulator ArsR/SmtB family transcription factor has product MEDLRQYEQCSEMLKALAHPVRLCIVRGLLDHQCNVTTMRECLELPQSTVSQHLAKLKAAGIIEGKRTGLEICYQVVNPQVRRIVEVLFGG; this is encoded by the coding sequence ATGGAAGATTTGAGACAATACGAGCAGTGCAGTGAAATGCTGAAAGCCTTGGCTCATCCGGTGCGGCTGTGCATTGTGCGGGGCTTGCTGGATCATCAGTGCAATGTGACAACGATGCGGGAATGTCTGGAGCTGCCGCAATCGACGGTTTCGCAGCATTTGGCCAAGCTAAAGGCGGCAGGAATCATTGAAGGCAAGCGGACGGGACTGGAAATCTGCTATCAGGTGGTGAATCCCCAGGTCCGCCGGATTGTGGAGGTATTGTTTGGCGGATAA
- a CDS encoding class I SAM-dependent methyltransferase produces MKLEDFTAAWDNEPDLNRMQKVWNLRADEFNDHFRHRESSRRQADVLAYLTEKGMLFKGSSILDIGCGPGRFTVEFAGQAKQAVGLDISPKMLEHARENARQANCDNVFFDMAAWESLDLKERGWVKKFDLVFASMCPGISSGNALLKMCQASSGACFMSSFAKREGAVRDELQHILHNRGGEARWGRNIYYAINILFLSGYYPEITYQDTEWENTWPLEQAVENYTNQFQTDGSDEEAINKKIRDYLAAIAADGKVSEKVSSKIAWICWKV; encoded by the coding sequence ATGAAACTGGAGGATTTTACGGCGGCCTGGGATAATGAACCGGATTTAAACCGGATGCAAAAGGTCTGGAACTTGCGGGCCGATGAATTTAATGATCATTTCCGTCACAGAGAAAGCAGCCGGCGGCAGGCAGATGTCCTCGCTTATTTAACTGAAAAGGGCATGCTGTTTAAAGGCTCCAGTATTTTGGATATTGGCTGCGGTCCCGGCCGGTTCACGGTGGAATTTGCCGGGCAGGCGAAACAGGCAGTCGGCCTGGATATTTCTCCCAAAATGCTTGAGCATGCCCGGGAGAACGCACGGCAAGCCAACTGTGACAATGTTTTTTTTGATATGGCTGCCTGGGAGTCCTTAGATTTAAAGGAACGCGGCTGGGTAAAAAAATTTGATCTGGTTTTTGCTTCCATGTGCCCCGGCATCAGCAGCGGCAACGCTTTGCTGAAAATGTGCCAAGCCAGCAGCGGCGCCTGTTTTATGAGCAGTTTTGCAAAGCGGGAAGGCGCTGTCAGGGACGAGCTGCAGCATATTCTTCATAATCGGGGCGGGGAGGCGCGATGGGGCAGGAACATTTACTATGCCATCAATATTCTTTTCCTGTCCGGTTACTATCCTGAGATTACTTATCAGGATACCGAATGGGAAAATACCTGGCCGCTGGAACAGGCTGTGGAAAATTACACCAATCAATTTCAGACAGACGGCAGCGACGAGGAGGCAATAAATAAAAAAATCCGGGACTATCTTGCCGCTATCGCTGCGGACGGCAAGGTCAGTGAAAAAGTCAGCTCTAAAATTGCCTGGATTTGCTGGAAGGTATAG
- a CDS encoding GGGtGRT protein — MITFEGYERRIDSINKTLSKYGMESLEQAKEVCDKKDIDVYSIVKGIQPICFDNACWAYTLGAAIAIKKGNTKAAEVAQTLGEGLQAFCIPGSVADHRKVGLGHGNLAAMLLREETNCFAFLAGHESFAAAEGAIGIAKSANKVRKNPLRVILNGLGKDAAQIISRVNGFTYVQTEFDYHTGTLNIVKEIKYSKGERASVRCYGADDVVEGVAIMTKEGVDVSITGNSTNPTRFQHPVAGTYKKECIEQGKKYFSVASGGGTGRTLHPDNMAAGPASYGMTDTMGRMHSDAQFAGSSSVPAHVEMMGLIGMGNNPMVGASVAVAVAVEEAVG, encoded by the coding sequence ATGATTACGTTTGAAGGCTACGAACGGCGTATCGACAGTATTAATAAAACACTTAGCAAGTATGGGATGGAATCCCTGGAGCAGGCAAAAGAGGTTTGTGATAAAAAGGATATTGACGTATACAGCATCGTAAAGGGAATTCAGCCAATTTGCTTTGACAATGCTTGCTGGGCCTATACGCTGGGGGCGGCGATTGCTATCAAAAAAGGCAATACAAAGGCAGCCGAGGTCGCACAAACACTAGGCGAAGGGCTGCAAGCATTTTGCATTCCCGGCTCTGTTGCCGATCATCGCAAAGTGGGTTTAGGTCACGGTAATTTGGCCGCCATGCTGCTAAGGGAAGAAACGAACTGCTTTGCTTTTTTAGCCGGACACGAATCATTTGCGGCAGCAGAAGGGGCTATTGGCATTGCGAAGTCCGCCAATAAGGTCCGGAAAAATCCATTACGCGTCATACTGAATGGATTGGGGAAAGATGCAGCTCAAATTATCTCGCGTGTGAATGGCTTTACATACGTACAAACGGAATTCGATTATCATACAGGAACATTAAATATCGTAAAAGAGATAAAGTATTCTAAGGGTGAACGGGCGAGTGTTCGCTGCTACGGGGCTGACGATGTAGTGGAAGGCGTGGCGATTATGACTAAGGAAGGGGTAGACGTATCCATTACCGGAAATTCGACAAATCCAACCCGCTTCCAGCATCCGGTGGCAGGTACGTATAAAAAAGAATGTATAGAGCAGGGAAAAAAGTATTTTTCCGTTGCTTCCGGCGGCGGAACGGGAAGAACGCTGCATCCTGACAATATGGCAGCGGGACCGGCATCGTACGGCATGACGGATACGATGGGGAGGATGCATTCAGATGCTCAGTTTGCGGGTTCATCTTCCGTGCCGGCCCATGTGGAAATGATGGGCTTGATTGGAATGGGCAATAATCCAATGGTAGGCGCCAGTGTAGCAGTAGCGGTGGCGGTTGAAGAAGCAGTCGGTTGA
- a CDS encoding ABC transporter ATP-binding protein, with the protein MTPILLKIENLTVRYAAGSFAVTAVDDVSLILKQGESLGIIGESGSGKTTTALAVLGLLGRETGVCGQVYYRSTELLQLPEPERNRYRWGKIALVFQNSLDVLNPVLTVREQILECLREHTILGNREAKEKVGSLLAMVGLDPDRQYDYPHQLSGGMRQRVLLAMALSCEPDVLLVDEPTNALDAVAKQEIAALLRQLHCEQKFGMIVISHEIGLVAGLTSRLAVMYKGRIVEEGPTEKIMEHPLHTYTRGLLNASPEINPFRDLWGIPGEEKETEGGGCPFYPRCSQCLAVCESQKPLLQPAEPGHLVACNRGGIVTVLKGSGICKTYKLQGKEIPACDECAIEIRSGEIAALIGQSGSGKTTLASILCGVLDADAGEVLFQGDKVKHNGATCRKNGMQIVFQDPYSSLNEQFTVEAAVREPLDILRDPASAAERQEAVRKALIQVQLPMRDDFLRRKCYTLSGGQRQRVSLARALVMEPVLLIADEISSMLDPSTQANILRLLKGLQNRSGFAMLYITHDLAVAQKIADTVYVMYQGRIVEHGDAQTVFFKPAQEYTKQLLGVGQAGEI; encoded by the coding sequence ATGACGCCAATATTGCTGAAAATAGAAAATTTGACAGTTCGTTATGCTGCCGGTTCTTTCGCGGTTACGGCGGTGGATGATGTTTCACTGATACTGAAACAGGGAGAAAGTCTCGGTATTATCGGTGAATCCGGCAGCGGCAAGACCACCACTGCTCTGGCGGTGCTGGGGCTGCTGGGCAGAGAGACCGGCGTATGCGGACAGGTGTATTATCGCAGCACGGAATTGCTGCAATTGCCTGAACCGGAGCGCAACCGCTATCGCTGGGGGAAAATAGCCCTTGTTTTTCAAAATAGTCTGGATGTATTGAATCCGGTGCTTACGGTTCGGGAGCAGATCCTGGAATGCTTGCGGGAGCATACGATTTTGGGCAACAGGGAGGCAAAGGAAAAAGTCGGCAGCCTTTTGGCGATGGTGGGGCTGGACCCGGACCGGCAATATGATTATCCCCATCAGTTGTCGGGAGGCATGCGGCAGCGGGTTTTGTTGGCCATGGCTCTTTCCTGTGAACCGGATGTCCTGCTTGTGGATGAGCCGACGAATGCCCTGGATGCTGTCGCTAAACAGGAAATTGCCGCTTTGCTGCGGCAGCTTCACTGTGAGCAAAAGTTCGGTATGATTGTCATATCCCATGAAATCGGCTTGGTAGCCGGCCTGACATCACGGCTGGCCGTGATGTATAAAGGCCGGATTGTGGAAGAGGGTCCAACGGAAAAGATTATGGAACATCCTCTTCATACCTATACCCGGGGACTGTTGAACGCTTCGCCGGAAATAAATCCTTTTCGCGATTTATGGGGAATTCCCGGTGAAGAAAAGGAGACAGAAGGAGGCGGCTGTCCGTTTTATCCCCGCTGCAGTCAGTGCCTTGCGGTTTGTGAAAGTCAAAAGCCATTGCTGCAGCCAGCGGAGCCAGGACATTTGGTTGCCTGTAACCGGGGCGGCATTGTGACTGTTCTAAAAGGGAGTGGTATTTGTAAAACGTATAAGCTGCAGGGAAAAGAGATTCCGGCCTGCGATGAGTGCGCCATTGAAATTCGTTCCGGAGAAATAGCGGCGCTGATCGGTCAGTCTGGTTCCGGCAAGACGACTTTGGCGAGTATTCTTTGCGGCGTACTGGATGCCGATGCAGGCGAAGTTTTGTTTCAGGGAGACAAGGTGAAGCATAACGGGGCAACCTGCCGGAAAAACGGCATGCAGATCGTATTTCAGGACCCTTATTCTTCGCTTAATGAACAGTTTACGGTGGAAGCGGCGGTGCGGGAACCGCTGGATATTTTGCGGGACCCGGCTTCTGCCGCTGAACGGCAAGAGGCAGTCAGAAAGGCTTTGATTCAGGTACAGCTTCCCATGCGGGATGATTTTCTGCGGCGGAAATGCTACACGTTAAGCGGCGGCCAGCGCCAGCGGGTGTCGCTGGCCCGGGCTTTGGTTATGGAACCGGTTTTGCTGATTGCCGATGAAATCAGTTCCATGCTGGACCCGTCGACGCAGGCTAATATTTTGCGGCTGCTCAAAGGTCTGCAGAATCGCAGCGGGTTTGCCATGCTGTATATTACCCATGATTTGGCGGTAGCGCAAAAAATCGCCGATACAGTTTATGTGATGTATCAGGGCCGGATCGTCGAGCACGGAGATGCCCAGACAGTATTTTTCAAACCGGCTCAAGAGTATACGAAACAATTGCTTGGGGTCGGACAGGCGGGGGAAATTTAG
- a CDS encoding FmdE family protein, with product MINQQQWEQCVEFHGHECPGLAIGFKACEAAKEKLGITFSADEEVVCVTENDACGVDAIQVITGCTLGKGNLLYKNTGKQAFSFFDRASGRSIRLVLKPFSGEMERKERQNYILEAPAAEIFTCKEPHFSVPEKARLFNTVICEQCGEGVAEHRVRIHEGKKLCLDCFADYNRGWGNS from the coding sequence ATGATAAATCAGCAGCAATGGGAGCAGTGCGTGGAGTTTCACGGGCATGAGTGCCCGGGACTGGCAATTGGCTTTAAAGCCTGTGAAGCCGCAAAAGAAAAGCTGGGAATTACATTTTCCGCCGATGAGGAAGTGGTGTGCGTGACGGAAAATGATGCCTGCGGCGTCGATGCTATTCAGGTAATTACCGGCTGCACTTTGGGAAAGGGAAATCTGTTGTATAAAAATACCGGCAAGCAGGCTTTCAGCTTTTTTGACCGGGCGAGCGGCAGGAGCATCCGGCTGGTATTAAAGCCTTTTTCCGGGGAAATGGAACGAAAAGAAAGGCAGAACTATATTTTAGAAGCACCGGCCGCTGAGATTTTTACCTGCAAAGAACCTCATTTCAGTGTACCGGAAAAGGCCAGACTGTTTAATACCGTGATTTGTGAACAATGCGGTGAGGGCGTCGCGGAACATCGAGTAAGGATTCATGAAGGCAAAAAGCTCTGTCTGGACTGTTTTGCCGATTATAACCGAGGGTGGGGCAACTCATGA